GCTTTTGAGAACACACTCCGGGAAATTGATAACAACACCCGTGAGCAGGAACAGGTCAACGCCAGCCTTTCCCAACAAAAGAGTAGCCTGCAAGAACAACGTGACGACCTGAAGAGGGTACAGGGTCAGCGTCAGCGCCTGATTAGCCAGATACGTCAGCGGCAGGGTAGCAGTAACCAGCGCCTGAAGAATCTCGACCGGCAACGGCACCAGCTGGAAACTATTCTGTCACAGCTGGCGGCAAAAGCCGCTTTACAGCGGCCTATCACCAGCGATCAGGGGGATCTGAAATGGCCGGTCGAGGGTGAAATCCTCTATGGCTACCGGCAAAAACGCCCGCAATCCGGTATGAGCTGGGAAGGCGTCTTAATTGCCGTTGACTCTGGCACCCGGGTGAATGCGGTACATGATGGCACTGTTATTTTCTCTAACTGGTTAAGAGGCTTCGGTCAACTGATCATTCTGGATCATGGTGATGACTACCTGACCCTGTACGCCCACAATCAGTGGCTGCTGAAAGCCGAAGGTGAAACCGTTCTGGCAGGAGAGCCGCTGGCGCTTGCAGGGCAGAGTGGCGGACTGGAACAACCCGGGCTGTACTTTGAAATACGCCACAAGGGTAAGCCGCAAAACCCTTCACGATGGCTGCAAACCCGTTAAGGCTGTTGAAGATGCATTACGGACAACCGATAGACTATAGAGTGAACACCCTGCTGATCGGGATGCAAGAGTACAGAGCGATAGCCTTGCCATGTATTCACGACAGCCTCCTATACTTGAACTCTCATAACGGTTTGCAGGAGCATCCATGACAACGACTTTTCGCCTTAACCGGCTGTTATTAGCCAGCATTCTGGCCTTATCAACCGGTTTCTCACCCATTGGCTTGACGGCACCCGTTGGTGAAAAAGAACAACCTGTTAAAGAAACCAGCCAGTCTACAAACGATGGCTCTTCAGACGATGCCAGGGCCGCCAGCGAGAAAGGCAGATTGCCTCTGGAAGAACTGCGAACGTTCACTGAAGTCATGCAGCGCATCAAAACCGCGTATGTCGAAAAAGTGGATGATAAAACGCTGCTTGAAAATGCAATCAAGGGTATGGTATCGGGCCTTGACCCCCACTCCAGTTACCTGGAGCCCGATGAGTTCAAAGAGCTGGAAGTCAATACCTCCGGCCAGTTTGGCGGCCTGGGCATTGAGGTGGGCATGGAAGACGGTTTCATCAAAGTCATCTCCCCTATTGATGACACACCCGCGCAGAAGGCGGGCATCCAGCCCGGCGACCTGATCATAAAGCTCGACGACACCAGTGTGAAAGGCATGACCCTGATGGACTCGGTCGACCGTATGCGCGGCAAGCCCGGTGAGCCGATCAAGCTGACCATTGTTCGTGACGGTGAGCCCAAGCCACTGGAAATTACGGTAAAACGCGACATCATCAAGGTTAAGAGTGTTCGCTCCAAAACGCTGGAAGAGGGTTACGGCTATATTCGCCTGAGTCAGTTCCAGTCTGACTCAGACAAAGAGCTGGTGGCTCACCTGGGCAAGCTGAAAAAAGCCCAGAAAGATGGAAAGCTGAAAGGTCTGGTTCTGGACTTGCGTAACAATCCTGGCGGGGTTCTGCAGGCCGCCGTTGGCGTGGTCGACAGTTTCATTAAAGAAGGGTTGATCGTCTACACGAAAGGCAGCATTCCTAACTCAGACCTGAAGTTTAATGCGTCCAGTGTCGATCCATCCAACGGTGTTCCACTGGTCGTACTGATTAATGGCGGCTCAGCTTCTGCCTCCGAGATCGTGGCTGGCGCGCTGCAGGACCACCATCGTGCGGTATTGTTGGGTACACAGACGTTCGGGAAAGGCTCTGTCCAAACCGTACTGCCACTGAGCGCTGATCCTGAGCGGGGCCTGAAACTGACTACTGCGTTGTATTACACCCCAAGTGGTCGCTCCATTCAGGCGGAAGGAATTAAGCCGGATATTGTTCTGCCTCGTGCCAAAGTCACACCCATTGAATCCGCTGAGCAGTATAAGGAAGCTAACCTGCAGGGACACCTGACCAATGGCAATGATAAGAAAGGCAAAGCCGCTGATAAGAAAGAAGCCAAACAGGAAAAGAGTCTGGCTGAAGAAGATTATCAGTTAAGTCAGGCCCTGAATGTTCTGAAAGGCATGCACATCACTGCCTTGAGGAAAGAGGAAAAGGAGAAGAAAGCCAGTAAGCAGCCAAAGATGGCTGATGTTAAACTGCATTGAGCGACTGATTCAAAGGAGGGTGGCGGTTGTCGCCCTCAGCTTTTCGCTTTTAGCTGTTGGCTTCTAGAAGCCAGAAGCCAGAAGCTAAACGCTGAAAGCTAAAAGCTAAAAGCTAAAAGCGATAATGAATGCCAAGACTAACCACTGGCTTAACGGTGTGCACCGCAGATTCCAGAGCATCAAAGCTATCTGGCAGATCACCAGTATCATTGCTTCCGGAACTTCCGGACAAAGATGATTCTACCTGACTCTCTTCACCAAAAAACGCACCCACTTCAACACTGACATCCAGGCGGTTAGCGTCGTCCAGTAATTTTTTCCAGCCAACACCCAGGTAGGTCTTATTGCCTACGGCTGAATAGGAGTCAGTGGTCTTACTTTGATCACTGCCGTAAGCTCCGGCCGATACCCTGAAGCCGCTTTGTTCAAAGGGGTAGTAATCGATCACAAGCCCTGTAGAGTGTGTTTTGGAATACTTTTCAACCACTTTAAGTTCAGAGAAATGATCTGGATAGGCCCGAACGTCGAAGGTGCTGGTCTTGGCGGGCGTCGTTTGGTCTGGTTCATCCTGAGCAGGCAATACACCATCGGCTGCATGAGCAGAAGTGATCAGAAAACAGATGGCAGAAAAAATTAATGGACTACGGTGCATCACCCTTCCCCCTGGGCTTTATGACACGAACAGGTCCTTATAAGCAGGAATTAAACGGCTATTCCTGAAGGCTTTCCGCAGGTTGAAGACGGTGTTGACGAAAAATGGAAGCCGTCTACTTATCCTCTCCTGAAACCTGCTCAAGATCAACTACTATGTACGTACTTGTCACAGCAGAAGGCGTACATTCACTTTCTGACTCTGCAATGCAGCCATTGATAAACTTTCGTGTTTTAGCTGTGGTACTTCATCTGATAACACCTGATGGAAAAGTTTCATCTTTGATGTCGATGTGCTGACGCGATAATCCACAAGCAGACTCAACACTTCAATCCCCATGGAAAATCATTATTATGCAAACTGGTAAAGCGCCACAGTTTGGAGCTGTCGCCCCGTCCGAAATGGCCCGTCTGGCTGAAGACGCAGCCGTTGGTAAAACCAAAAAACACCCGGAAGTGACTTTTGTACTGGCTATTCTGTCGGGTCTTTTCGTCTCTCTGGCTGGCATGTTTTATACCGTTGTCACCACAGGTGCCGGTGATCTGCCCTACGGCATGGTGAAACTGGTTGGCGGTCTGTCATTCAGTATGGGTCTGATGATGGTCGTGCTGTGCGGTTCTGAGCTGTTCACCAGTAACACGCTGTTGCTGATGGGTCGTGCAACCCGTCGTATCAGTGTTGGTCAGATTGCCAAAAACTGGACGCTGGTCTATTTCGGTAACATGGCTGGTTCTTTCTTCATGGTGGCCATGCTGATGGCCGTTGGGCAGTTCAAAGGTGCGCATGGTGAGTTAGGCATTAACTACATGTATATTGCCAACGGCAAGATGGGTCACAGTTTCGTGGAGGCGCTGCTGCTGGGTGTACTGTGTAACCTGGTTGTGTGTCTGACTTACTGGATGACCCTGAGCTCCCGGGACGCCATGGGTAAAATGTTTGCCTGCATGCTGCCGGTAGCCTGCTTCCTGGCCGCTGGTTTCGAACACTCCGTTGCCAATATGTTCCTGCTGCCAATGGGCTACCTCATCAAGTCTGTTGCAACACCTGAGTTCTGGGCCAACACCGGTTACACGGCTGAATACTTCAGCAATATCAACCTGCACAACATGGTTTTCATGAACCTGATTCCTGCAACCATCGGTAATATCATTGGTGGCGGTGTTATGGTGGGTCTGAGTAACTGGTTTGTACACCTGCGTGACTGATCACTTATTGTAGAAATACATTGTTGATCTGGAATGGCCGCTGTTTTGCGGCCATTTTTTTAATTATTCTTCGGGAAGCAAACTTCAGATACTCCTGATACTATCTCTCTCCGTGTCTTTTGATGATTAACGAACATCAAGGAGATTCAATGACCAGCATCAGTATTTTCTGCGGAGCCAAAACTGGCCGTCGCCCGGAGTATAAAGCCGCCGCTCTTGACCTGGTTGAAGCCATGGTCAGGCGCGATATCACGGTGGTTTACGGCGGAGGAAACATTGGTTTAATGGGGTGTGTCGCCAACCATGCCT
Above is a genomic segment from Endozoicomonas euniceicola containing:
- a CDS encoding murein hydrolase activator EnvC family protein, producing MMKLTATPPALALSLVALLSISSPGSIASAAGDAATKATTEAQLETINSDIEHLKGLLSKLNRERSSTEQKLQRSEQEMSKLRQSIRSLENQLEEGNQQVKKLQRRQQELTARKNKEKKHIASSVHSAYLASRDNRLKLLLNQESPEDISRHLTYLKHLQQAQLDAITAFENTLREIDNNTREQEQVNASLSQQKSSLQEQRDDLKRVQGQRQRLISQIRQRQGSSNQRLKNLDRQRHQLETILSQLAAKAALQRPITSDQGDLKWPVEGEILYGYRQKRPQSGMSWEGVLIAVDSGTRVNAVHDGTVIFSNWLRGFGQLIILDHGDDYLTLYAHNQWLLKAEGETVLAGEPLALAGQSGGLEQPGLYFEIRHKGKPQNPSRWLQTR
- the focA gene encoding formate transporter FocA encodes the protein MQTGKAPQFGAVAPSEMARLAEDAAVGKTKKHPEVTFVLAILSGLFVSLAGMFYTVVTTGAGDLPYGMVKLVGGLSFSMGLMMVVLCGSELFTSNTLLLMGRATRRISVGQIAKNWTLVYFGNMAGSFFMVAMLMAVGQFKGAHGELGINYMYIANGKMGHSFVEALLLGVLCNLVVCLTYWMTLSSRDAMGKMFACMLPVACFLAAGFEHSVANMFLLPMGYLIKSVATPEFWANTGYTAEYFSNINLHNMVFMNLIPATIGNIIGGGVMVGLSNWFVHLRD
- a CDS encoding S41 family peptidase, with protein sequence MTTTFRLNRLLLASILALSTGFSPIGLTAPVGEKEQPVKETSQSTNDGSSDDARAASEKGRLPLEELRTFTEVMQRIKTAYVEKVDDKTLLENAIKGMVSGLDPHSSYLEPDEFKELEVNTSGQFGGLGIEVGMEDGFIKVISPIDDTPAQKAGIQPGDLIIKLDDTSVKGMTLMDSVDRMRGKPGEPIKLTIVRDGEPKPLEITVKRDIIKVKSVRSKTLEEGYGYIRLSQFQSDSDKELVAHLGKLKKAQKDGKLKGLVLDLRNNPGGVLQAAVGVVDSFIKEGLIVYTKGSIPNSDLKFNASSVDPSNGVPLVVLINGGSASASEIVAGALQDHHRAVLLGTQTFGKGSVQTVLPLSADPERGLKLTTALYYTPSGRSIQAEGIKPDIVLPRAKVTPIESAEQYKEANLQGHLTNGNDKKGKAADKKEAKQEKSLAEEDYQLSQALNVLKGMHITALRKEEKEKKASKQPKMADVKLH